tttaactttGATCAGAAAAATctatattcaataattattatgagACAGTCGCATTGTGACAAcctcattaaataatttatttaatagacactaatataaatttaacatTAACACTATGATAATTATGGTCGAAGCTTATACAATTAACCAAATGAGGGTTGACTGTCTCTCTCATTTATCTTCAGCTCAGAAATCATTTCCGATGGCCGGAATCCACGTGGTGGTGATGCCTTACCCCGGCCGCGGCCACATCAACCCTACGATGAACCTCTGCAAATTGCTCGCCTTAACAAAATCTGATATTCTCATCACCTTTGTCGTCACCGAAGAGTGGCTCGGCTACATCGGCGCCGATCCCACGCCTCCAAATCTCCGGTTTGCCACCATTCCTAACGTCATTCCGCCGGAGAGGCTGAAAGCCGCTGACTTCAGAGGCTTCAGCGAAGCTGTCGTGACTAAGATGGAAGCTCCATTCGAGCAACTCCTCGATCGGCTCCAGCCGCCGGTGGATGCGATCATTGGCGATTTGGAGCTCCGTTGGCCGATCGCTGTCGGACGTCGGAGGAATATCCTGGTGGCCTCGCTCTGGACGATGTCGGCGACCTTCTTCTCGATGCTTTACAGAGCCGATATTTCCGCTCGAGTCCGGCGGCTGTCTTCCAATTGGTTTGGTACAATATTCATGTGAACTGTATACCAACGTCATGCCAttgattttgtattaattcataatctaaagaaaaagaaacctaTTATTATGAATTGTCTTCGACAGCTTAAAAgatctaagttttttttttttttggctattacaaaaATCCTATGtttctccttattcattcaagGGTTGTCATAATACTCCTAACCCAAAATTCCACCTGTTTTAAGTAGCAAGAAACTAAGTGCATGTTCCCTCCTATAAAACTTctattttccattaaaaaggAGCATCCTTGTTGCTTGGTTCATGGCATTGGTCACATAAAGGTATGATTGGAAATGCTTTTTTCAGTTACAAGATCTTCATTCAAGTGTTTGATAACCGAATCTTTAGATGCTCAGTGCCTTCTCTTGCTAGTCAAACACTATGGCTGAAAGCACTCTGTAAGTACTttttgaaaagttgtttttataTTACTTTCAAACACAATACTTTTGAGTCAGGAGTGAGTTTGGCATCCCAAACATAGCCTAAGTAGAATGGTTACTTATAGTTGATAGTTAAACTTCATGTTCCAATGCCCTTGAATGGTGTTTACCAAGAGTCAAGGCAATACCAGCCCTGCACTAAATTGTTGAGCCATGAAACTAATACGGACATAGAGCAGATACCTGATGCATGCCATAAGGGTCAGAGGGATATGAGCTCCCGCTGTATCTCATGTCTGGATGGCCATAAGTTGCAGCATAACCGGGAACTGAATGAAATTGCATTGTAAAGAGAGTCAGTGACAAAAAGAGGATTATGCAGAGGTTACCAAGGATGGAAAACAGGCTTACAAGGACTCGTTACAGCTGACGCAGCCCTCGCTCTCTTTTCAGCATTGGCCAGTTCAGCATGCAATTTTTCAACTTCCTGGGACATGGAAACCATACCCTTTTCCATTGCCTCACTCTGCTCAAGATTACTAGCGTGAGTCCTTTTCTCATATTCAATAGCAGCCCTGTTCAGATCAACAGCACATAGCAAAAGGTAAATGCCAAATCTCaattatgttttcaaataaaaagaacacTCCACTGCACTTCTTCTGCATAAAAAGAATGATTCTACCAATTCTTTTGTCCACTGTTACAAAATATCATGATATTTTGTCTTACAATCAACAAGCAAGAAGAAACAATGGAGTCAACTATAGAAAACGATGAATTCACATGCCCATAACCCTCAAAAGAAGCTAACTTATATTTTCATtccactaattttttttttcttccatttagtttttttgttgaaagatattcttttttattctaatgGTTCAAGTAACTTCATGATGTTTAATACAATATTTGTGTGAAGAGAATTGTGCTCGCTCTAGTAGTAGACAAAACCTATTGTTCATGCAGTAGGATCCCAGGATCTAATATTAGGACTGTTTCCTTGAACAAGCAtacttctttttatttgtagGATGAGATAGTCTTAATGTTCTTGAACCATGCCTTACAAAAGTAGCCTCTCATGtaaacacaaattaatttGGGACTTGAAATCAACCACTACGAAGAGGTGTCACTTCAAAACTATAGCAATATCGATAACAAAAACAGCTAGACCATAAGAACAAACTTTAAGAGTTTTGATTGGTTCATGTAGGTACCAACTtccaaaaaattgaaagagaagGCATTAGCATCACAGCATTAAGGCTCTGCATTTGAATTGATAATTTGATATCTTCTTTGCGGCAAAAACATAGAGATATAGAACAATTAGAATGGAGTATCTCAATAATCAAATTCAGGAACAAGAAAAGGGAGAGACCTTGACAGCCAACTCAACATATATTGATGCTTTAATTTGAAGAGGCAATTTCGAGCCATAACGGAGAAAGAGATAACAAGAACAACTTCCTAAAAGAAAAGCATCCAAAGGAGTAATCAAAATTTACCTTCCTCTTTGAATTTCATGGTGCATTCTATCAATTTCACCTTTAATGGGCGGCAATGGCTGTGAGTCAGAGGAGGCTTTAGTAAGGCCGTCGCGAATTGCTTGCAACTCCGCCGATAACTCTTGCTTGACGGTACTCAGCTTCTGTATATCCGCCCGCACTTGAACGAGCTCCGCCATCATCGCGTCCATCGCACGAACCTCGGCGTCCATCTTTAGCGATTTCTCATAAACCTCCCTCACTTCAGCGTCTCTCTCGGCCTTGACTTTAGCCGCAGTGGCCGATAGGTGTCGAAGCTCTTGATCAGCCGCCGCCAGCTCTTGCTTAAGCGCCACGTGACTGGCTGCAAGCCGTTGGTTATCATAGATTAGAGTTTGAATCTCTCGGTGCTGCGCAGATATCCGATCTTCGACAAGGATTGTCTGGTGAGCCCTCGAAGAACCACCAACGGAAGATGAGTGAGAAAGACGATGATGAGCTCGACGATCGTCAGTGGGGCTTCGGCTCAACGGAACTTCGCGTCGTTTCAAGGCATTCGGCTGATGGCTTCGTCCAGCCATGCCTGTAGATAGCGCGTTCCTCCTCTTTCGATTCTCTTCG
This genomic interval from Cucurbita pepo subsp. pepo cultivar mu-cu-16 chromosome LG20, ASM280686v2, whole genome shotgun sequence contains the following:
- the LOC111783464 gene encoding protein FLC EXPRESSOR isoform X1, yielding MAGRSHQPNALKRREVPLSRSPTDDRRAHHRLSHSSSVGGSSRAHQTILVEDRISAQHREIQTLIYDNQRLAASHVALKQELAAADQELRHLSATAAKVKAERDAEVREVYEKSLKMDAEVRAMDAMMAELVQVRADIQKLSTVKQELSAELQAIRDGLTKASSDSQPLPPIKGEIDRMHHEIQRGRAAIEYEKRTHASNLEQSEAMEKGMVSMSQEVEKLHAELANAEKRARAASAVTSPFPGYAATYGHPDMRYSGSSYPSDPYGMHQVQGGAGVDTYARAPSTHGPPYHVQPAPPHTQ